In a single window of the Acipenser ruthenus chromosome 8, fAciRut3.2 maternal haplotype, whole genome shotgun sequence genome:
- the LOC117406697 gene encoding 3 beta-hydroxysteroid dehydrogenase/Delta 5-->4-isomerase-like, with protein sequence MSLAGEVCLITGAFGFLGQKIIQLLLQEDELAEIRLLDRHVRLDILESLEEFRGQTKLTVFEGDIRDAELLKKACQHVSLVIHTASLIDVTGAIDERELKEVNVKGTQFLLEACIQENVKTFIYTSSIEVTGPNTRGDPVINGNEDTVYSCTLKFPYSKTKFQAEQLVLQVNGEVLRSQDKMVTCALRPMYIYGEGSKFLLGHMDNGIRNRGILLRRSKKESVVNPVYVGNVAWAHILAAKAMRDPKKAALIGGRFYFISDDTPHVSYSDFIHIVLKPLGFGIQERLALPLPLLLFLALLLEMVQVFLKPFVKYTPRMNRQLLILLNTPFSFTYKKAQRDFGYTPKYSWEDARTITTTWLESVLPQHRALLKTH encoded by the exons ATGTCTCTTGCTGGGGAAGTTTGTCTCATTACTGGAGCGTTTGGATTCCTGGGACAAAAAATTATCCAGCttctgctgcaggaggatgagcTTGCAGAGATCAGGCTCCTTGACAGGCACGTCAGGCTTGATATACTTGAATCTTTGGAAG AGTTTCGTGGCCAAACCAAGCTGACTGTGTTTGAGGGGGATATCAGAGATGCAGAGCTCCTCAAGAAAGCATGCCAGCATGTCAGCCTTGTGATCCACACAGCTTCGCTCATTGATGTCACTGGAGCTATAGACGAAAGGGAACTAAAAGAAGTGAATGTAAAAG GTACCCAGTTCTTGCTGGAAGCCTGTATACAAGAGAATGTGAAAACCTTCATCTACACCAGCAGCATTGAGGTGACAGGTCCAAACACCCGGGGAGACCCTGTGATCAATGGGAATGAAGACACAGTTTATTCATGCACCTTGAAATTTCCCTACAGCAAGACCAAGTTCCAAGCTGAACAGTTGGTTCTACAGGTCAATGGGGAGGTTCTCAGAAGTCAAGACAAAATGGTGACATGTGCCCTGCGGCCCATGTACATCTATGGGGAAGGCAGTAAGTTCCTTTTGGGCCACATGGATAATGGAATCAGAAACAGGGGCATATTATTACGTCGCTCCAAAAAGGAGTCTGTTGTGAACCCAGTGTACGTAGGCAATGTAGCCTGGGCCCATATTTTAGCAGCCAAAGCTATGAGGGATCCCAAGAAAGCTGCCTTGATTGGTGGTAGGTTCTACTTCATCTCAGATGACACTCCACATGTAAGCTACTCAGATTTCATCCACATCGTGTTAAAGCCATTGGGGTTCGGGATTCAGGAGAGGCTCGCTCTCCCTCTGCCACTGCTGTTGTTTCTCGCACTCCTTCTGGAGATGGTGCAGGTCTTTTTGAAACCTTTTGTGAAGTACACTCCCAGAATGAATCGCCAGCTTCTCATCCTGCTCAACACGCCGTTTAGCTTCACCTATAAAAAAGCACAAAGGGATTTTGGTTACACTCCAAAGTACAGCTGGGAGGATGCTAGGACCATTACCACCACTTGGCTTGAATCTGTTTTGCCACAGCACCGTGCACTTCTGAAAACACATTAA
- the LOC117406698 gene encoding phospholipase A1 member A-like: MEEKTSLVALRHKRHSLITFLWICIQKGVTGFKMVMAHSTMLCKIDSIELKNTGTRFYRKDEINIVKICISEVPSDRKESLCIENIELKEGNPWSHDFVKLCN; encoded by the exons ATGGAGGAAAAGACCAGCCTGGTTGCACTACGTCACAAACGTCATAGT CTCATCACATTCTTGTGGATCTGCAT ACAGAAAGGTGTTACAGGGTTTAAAATGGTGATGGCTCACTCAACAATGCTGTGTAAAATAGACTCCATTGAACTGAAGAATACAGGCACTCGGTTCTACCGAAAAGATGAAATTAACATTGTGAAAATCTGCATTTCAGAAGTCCCTTCTGACAG GAAGGAATCTCTCTGCATTGAGAACATTGAGCTTAAGGAAGGCAATCCATGGTCCCATGACTTTGTGAAGCTCTGTAACTAG